The Desulfosporosinus acidiphilus SJ4 genome has a window encoding:
- the rplS gene encoding 50S ribosomal protein L19, translating into MDYIRMIEEEQMKKDLPHFRPGDTVRVHVRIVEGTRERIQVFEGLVIAMKGGGIRETFTVRRVFAGVGVERTFPLHSPRLDKIEVVRRGIVRRAKLYYLRSLSGKAARIRDRRSI; encoded by the coding sequence ATGGATTATATTCGCATGATCGAAGAAGAGCAAATGAAGAAAGATCTTCCTCACTTCCGTCCGGGTGATACAGTACGTGTGCATGTGCGTATTGTTGAAGGAACTCGTGAACGTATTCAGGTGTTTGAAGGACTTGTTATCGCCATGAAAGGCGGCGGTATCAGAGAGACCTTTACGGTTCGTCGTGTATTTGCCGGAGTAGGGGTAGAACGTACATTTCCCTTGCATTCCCCTCGTTTGGATAAAATTGAGGTGGTTCGCCGAGGTATTGTGCGTCGGGCTAAGCTCTACTATTTACGTTCTTTATCCGGAAAGGCGGCGCGGATTCGCGATCGTCGTTCGATCTAA